From a region of the Defluviitalea raffinosedens genome:
- a CDS encoding sugar ABC transporter substrate-binding protein: MKKRVFPILMVLTMAFSLFAGCGTSNQKSTVSEPESTSAEIEASKASKDENKQRRFGATFMTLNNPFFVTLNEGLKQAIEANGDKLITLDPQLDLNKQIAGVEDLIAQGVDGIFLNPVDWKGIKPALEAANKAGVPVFVVDAPVFDDDLVVTTVASNNWEAGVLAAKHLTETLGITEGNVVILEHPTAKSAIERTDSFIETIKQYPGLKIVAQQSSEGQLEQAMPVMENIIQANPDITVVMALNDPTALGAIAALEAAGKLDDVKAIYGVDGSEDGKKMVKEGKLTATAAQYPSEIGRIAVEAAYKHLNGETVDHEIKVPVKLLTKENVDTDGNNGF, translated from the coding sequence ATGAAAAAGAGAGTTTTCCCAATTCTAATGGTGCTTACCATGGCATTTTCCTTGTTTGCAGGGTGTGGTACAAGCAATCAAAAGTCGACAGTCAGTGAGCCTGAATCTACATCTGCTGAAATTGAGGCATCCAAAGCGTCAAAAGATGAAAACAAGCAAAGAAGATTTGGTGCAACATTTATGACCTTAAACAATCCATTCTTTGTAACTTTAAACGAAGGATTAAAACAAGCTATTGAAGCCAACGGAGATAAATTAATCACCCTTGACCCACAGTTAGATCTTAACAAACAAATAGCAGGAGTAGAAGATTTGATTGCACAAGGTGTTGATGGAATCTTCTTAAACCCTGTTGACTGGAAAGGAATTAAGCCAGCATTAGAAGCAGCCAATAAGGCAGGTGTGCCTGTATTCGTAGTGGATGCCCCCGTATTTGATGATGATTTGGTAGTCACAACAGTAGCATCGAATAACTGGGAAGCAGGAGTATTGGCTGCTAAACACTTAACAGAAACCTTAGGGATTACAGAAGGTAATGTGGTTATTCTGGAGCATCCAACAGCAAAATCTGCTATAGAGAGAACAGACAGCTTTATTGAAACGATTAAGCAATATCCGGGACTTAAAATTGTAGCACAACAATCTTCGGAGGGACAATTAGAACAAGCAATGCCTGTCATGGAAAACATCATTCAGGCAAATCCGGACATTACAGTGGTTATGGCGTTGAATGATCCAACGGCCTTGGGAGCCATTGCAGCTTTAGAAGCGGCTGGAAAATTAGATGATGTAAAAGCAATCTATGGAGTAGACGGCTCAGAAGATGGAAAGAAGATGGTTAAAGAAGGAAAATTGACTGCAACAGCTGCACAATATCCTTCAGAAATAGGAAGGATAGCAGTAGAAGCAGCATACAAACACCTCAATGGAGAAACGGTAGACCACGAAATTAAGGTGCCTGTAAAACTATTAACGAAGGAAAATGTAGATACAGATGGAAATAACGGTTTCTAA
- a CDS encoding ABC transporter substrate-binding protein, with translation MKFKQYKIINKRLKVITLQKAKKISVKIALIIAVLIIIGSIGNYKKNQEIVLEFGIFSGNAYDVPNTNINSYQIVDEAIEEFQKLHPGIKVKYSRVGILKNDYPEWLSGKIIEGKEPDVFVVQEGDFNTFASIGIMKDLGPLISKDKDFDISRMYENAVRSGQLDGIQYALPREVEPTLMFVNKTLLEKENIEMPKNDWTWNDFYEICKKVTKDTDGDGKIDQFGAVDFTWEDGVYTNGQQLFTTDGKKALFTQPEVLEAIQFVKKINDLNQNMKVTIDDFDKGNVAFRPFPFSWYRVYKSYPYRIIRYDDFEWECVKLPKGPNGNNASELHSFLIGISSRSKHEKEAWEFLKFMVCHPQSQRNVFKYSQGVPVLREVTESKDADEELRRYNPDEELAVDTRVLGEVIEHSIVTPRFHKYEKAMDMADKAIYQIINGGAEIEKTLKKLDDDLNEFLK, from the coding sequence TTGAAATTTAAACAATATAAAATCATCAATAAAAGACTTAAGGTGATTACTTTGCAGAAAGCTAAAAAGATATCAGTAAAAATTGCTTTGATTATAGCCGTACTAATAATTATAGGCTCAATTGGAAATTATAAGAAAAATCAAGAAATAGTTCTGGAGTTTGGGATATTTTCGGGAAATGCATATGATGTTCCAAATACCAACATAAACAGCTACCAAATTGTAGATGAGGCAATAGAAGAATTTCAAAAACTACATCCCGGAATAAAAGTAAAATACAGCAGGGTAGGAATTTTAAAAAATGATTACCCTGAATGGTTATCGGGAAAAATAATAGAAGGTAAAGAACCCGATGTATTTGTGGTTCAGGAAGGAGATTTTAATACTTTTGCATCCATCGGCATTATGAAAGATTTAGGCCCTTTAATAAGTAAGGACAAAGATTTTGATATCAGCAGAATGTATGAAAATGCTGTCCGATCAGGACAACTTGACGGAATTCAGTATGCTTTGCCCAGAGAAGTGGAACCTACATTAATGTTTGTGAATAAAACCCTTCTGGAAAAAGAGAATATAGAAATGCCTAAGAATGATTGGACCTGGAATGATTTTTATGAAATATGTAAAAAAGTAACAAAAGATACGGATGGTGATGGAAAAATCGATCAATTTGGGGCGGTAGATTTTACCTGGGAAGATGGTGTTTATACCAATGGACAGCAATTGTTTACTACCGACGGGAAAAAAGCCTTATTTACGCAGCCGGAGGTATTGGAAGCCATTCAATTTGTTAAGAAAATTAATGACTTAAACCAGAATATGAAAGTTACGATTGATGATTTTGATAAAGGGAATGTTGCTTTTCGTCCTTTTCCATTTTCCTGGTACAGAGTTTATAAATCTTATCCTTACCGAATTATCAGATATGACGATTTTGAATGGGAATGTGTCAAACTTCCCAAAGGGCCCAATGGAAACAATGCTTCGGAGCTTCACAGTTTTTTAATAGGCATTAGTTCAAGATCAAAACATGAAAAAGAAGCATGGGAATTTTTGAAGTTTATGGTCTGCCATCCTCAAAGTCAAAGGAATGTATTCAAATATTCCCAGGGCGTACCTGTCCTTAGGGAAGTAACAGAGTCAAAGGATGCCGATGAGGAATTGAGAAGGTACAATCCTGATGAAGAGCTTGCGGTGGATACCAGAGTTCTGGGTGAGGTGATTGAGCATTCTATTGTGACGCCTCGTTTTCATAAATACGAGAAGGCAATGGATATGGCAGATAAAGCAATTTATCAGATTATCAATGGAGGCGCTGAAATAGAAAAAACTTTAAAAAAATTAGACGATGATTTAAATGAATTTCTAAAGTAA
- a CDS encoding sugar ABC transporter ATP-binding protein codes for MDEVILSMRNIHKRFPGVYALKDAKLELKQGEVHALLGENGAGKSTLMKILGGIYQADEGDIYIKGRKVEITGVHSAHANGISIIHQELCLAPNMTVAENIFLGREEIKKGLGFVNFSEMNKKARNLMDSLGLSIEPTEIVGTLSVAKQQMIEIVKALSVGANILVMDEPTASLSKKEVEMLFKTIEELKKKGISIIYISHRMEELFRITDRITVMRDGQYIGTKITKETSRDELITMMVGRELKDLYVKSDHEIGEIVLEVRNLNRKGVLNNISFSLRKGEILGISGLVGAGRTELARAIFGIDKYDSGTIMIEGKEVKINCPLDAMNNGIGLVPEDRKKQGLVLIRSIGYNVTLPVLSKFIKGPRVNKALEEEIAQDFISKLSIKTPSMNQAAKNLSGGNQQKVVIAKWLATNPKVLILDEPTRGVDVGAKAEIYGIMSMLAKQGVGIIMISSELPEVINMSDRVLVMYQGNITGELRREQLNQECIMHYATGGMKNVG; via the coding sequence ATGGACGAAGTCATTTTAAGCATGAGAAATATTCATAAACGATTTCCGGGAGTATATGCACTAAAAGATGCCAAATTAGAATTGAAACAGGGTGAAGTTCATGCATTGCTTGGAGAAAATGGAGCTGGGAAGTCCACGTTGATGAAAATTTTAGGCGGCATCTATCAGGCAGATGAAGGAGATATTTATATAAAGGGAAGAAAAGTAGAAATAACAGGTGTTCACAGTGCTCACGCCAATGGAATCAGCATTATTCATCAGGAGTTGTGTCTGGCGCCTAATATGACTGTAGCAGAAAATATCTTTTTAGGAAGAGAAGAGATTAAAAAAGGGTTAGGATTTGTAAACTTCTCTGAGATGAATAAAAAAGCTCGTAATTTAATGGATTCTCTAGGATTAAGTATTGAGCCTACAGAGATTGTTGGCACTTTAAGTGTAGCAAAGCAGCAAATGATAGAAATTGTAAAAGCACTTTCTGTGGGGGCAAATATTCTTGTGATGGATGAACCGACAGCATCCCTTTCTAAAAAAGAAGTAGAAATGTTGTTTAAAACCATTGAGGAGTTAAAGAAAAAAGGCATTTCGATTATTTATATCTCTCACAGAATGGAAGAACTCTTTAGAATTACTGATAGAATTACTGTCATGAGAGATGGGCAGTATATCGGCACCAAAATAACGAAAGAAACCTCAAGAGATGAGCTTATTACCATGATGGTAGGCCGTGAATTAAAAGATTTATATGTAAAATCAGACCATGAAATAGGAGAGATTGTTCTTGAGGTCAGAAATCTTAATAGAAAAGGCGTTTTAAATAATATCAGTTTTTCCCTTCGTAAAGGGGAGATTTTAGGCATTTCCGGCCTTGTAGGAGCGGGAAGAACAGAATTAGCCAGAGCAATCTTTGGGATAGATAAATATGATTCAGGTACCATTATGATTGAAGGGAAGGAAGTTAAAATAAATTGTCCGTTAGATGCGATGAACAATGGGATTGGTCTGGTACCGGAGGACAGAAAGAAACAAGGTTTAGTATTAATTAGGAGTATAGGATATAATGTTACACTTCCGGTATTAAGCAAATTCATTAAAGGACCACGGGTGAATAAAGCATTAGAAGAAGAAATTGCTCAAGACTTTATTTCAAAACTATCTATAAAAACTCCCTCTATGAATCAAGCTGCCAAAAACTTAAGCGGTGGCAATCAGCAAAAAGTGGTTATTGCTAAATGGCTGGCGACCAACCCTAAAGTATTGATTCTGGATGAACCAACAAGAGGTGTTGACGTAGGAGCGAAAGCAGAGATTTATGGGATTATGAGCATGTTGGCAAAACAAGGGGTTGGAATTATTATGATTTCTTCTGAATTACCGGAAGTCATTAACATGAGTGACAGGGTTTTGGTTATGTACCAAGGAAACATAACAGGAGAATTAAGGAGGGAACAGTTAAATCAAGAGTGCATTATGCATTATGCTACAGGAGGGATGAAAAATGTCGGCTAA
- a CDS encoding haloacid dehalogenase-like hydrolase, giving the protein MKRILDLNASDLASMTKEEKLLSIKAAEGRTLVSEIIGVFPPILYDVSNVEVACAFGADIILLNFYDVDNPMVLGLPTEKGESVIKEIKRLTGRMVGINLEPVDENAVVIDERVNLSKGRMASAENVQKAIEQGVDMVVLTGNPKTGVTNEAIVKKINEISSVAGDKIIIAAGKMHAAGSRNESGKGIIDQETVLQFIKAGTDILLLPAPGTVPGMTVEYVKSLVDFAHEHHCMAMTTIGTSQEGADPDTIKSIALYSKMTGTDMHHIGDCGMSPGIATPENIMTYSIVIKGKRHTYRRMARSVNR; this is encoded by the coding sequence TTGAAACGAATTTTAGACTTAAATGCTTCCGACTTAGCTTCCATGACTAAAGAAGAAAAGCTTTTAAGCATCAAGGCAGCAGAAGGAAGAACTCTTGTTAGTGAAATTATTGGGGTATTTCCACCGATTCTTTATGACGTCAGTAACGTTGAAGTAGCGTGTGCTTTTGGCGCAGATATTATTCTTTTGAATTTTTATGATGTGGACAATCCTATGGTTTTGGGGCTTCCAACAGAAAAGGGAGAATCGGTGATCAAAGAAATCAAGCGTCTTACAGGGAGAATGGTAGGGATCAATCTGGAACCTGTGGATGAAAATGCTGTGGTGATTGATGAAAGAGTCAATCTTTCAAAAGGAAGGATGGCTTCTGCCGAAAATGTTCAAAAAGCTATTGAACAGGGAGTGGATATGGTAGTGCTCACTGGTAACCCCAAAACAGGTGTGACCAATGAAGCGATCGTAAAGAAGATTAATGAAATTTCCAGTGTTGCGGGTGATAAAATAATTATAGCTGCAGGGAAAATGCATGCTGCAGGCAGCAGAAATGAAAGCGGAAAAGGGATTATTGATCAGGAAACGGTCCTTCAATTTATTAAGGCGGGGACGGATATATTGCTTTTACCAGCGCCGGGCACAGTTCCGGGAATGACGGTAGAATACGTAAAGAGTTTAGTTGATTTTGCCCATGAGCATCATTGTATGGCCATGACAACCATAGGTACATCACAGGAGGGTGCAGACCCCGATACCATTAAGTCCATAGCATTATACAGTAAAATGACAGGAACGGATATGCATCATATTGGTGACTGTGGTATGTCTCCGGGAATTGCAACGCCGGAAAATATTATGACATATTCCATTGTTATTAAGGGGAAAAGACATACTTACAGACGCATGGCCAGGTCTGTTAACCGTTAG
- a CDS encoding methyl-accepting chemotaxis protein codes for MKVFDIRSIGRKIKLGLIVAILPLLFAIIISLIVSIQNNRAYNEVCQTILITNHIENVINEHIPTLVRQLAIERENIYENSKEVHEILERDLKFLSQSITEENKESRKYLEGIEGLIGTYFGHIKAIAENKQMSMAEVSAKYDEIKKTAEFINNQVDNLINSQLTYSEYIMEHINKKFQMMIIIFTSIIIGAISISVIYSIYLSNKITQSFKKLTKGAITIGTGDLTGDDIIIDSDDELKILADSFNQMKNNIKNIGMRVHEACSNLAVLAEQLNKSIEQFANGSRQIAEATEETAKGAEDQVIHANISTKIAESVHKELLKIAARSQQIIKLSDCSNVLTQEGMASIHNFIQKIDGINVVMKRIALQMDGLNKKSCEIETSIQSIGQIAEQTNLLALNASIEAVRAGEAGKGFSVVASEVKKLAEETEKVTKGVIYAISGIRSETMSISETIAEGMKEVSNAVCFIKDADDSFKNIEASNETVYKEVKEISKSIDDLLQNVDKLSKASKEITHIAELVAASSEEVAASTQEQSESLREMVLNSNTLTKQAEALEETIKYLKIV; via the coding sequence ATGAAAGTGTTTGATATTCGTTCCATAGGAAGAAAGATAAAGTTAGGATTAATAGTAGCTATTCTTCCATTGCTATTTGCAATTATAATTTCGCTTATAGTATCTATTCAAAATAATAGGGCTTATAATGAAGTTTGTCAGACAATTTTGATAACAAATCATATAGAAAATGTCATTAATGAACATATCCCCACTTTAGTAAGACAGCTGGCGATAGAGAGAGAAAATATATATGAAAATTCAAAAGAAGTACATGAAATTTTAGAAAGAGACCTGAAATTTTTAAGCCAAAGTATCACTGAAGAAAATAAAGAAAGCAGAAAATATTTAGAAGGCATAGAGGGATTGATTGGCACTTATTTTGGTCATATAAAAGCAATTGCAGAAAACAAACAGATGTCAATGGCAGAAGTAAGTGCAAAGTATGATGAGATTAAGAAAACGGCAGAATTTATAAATAACCAAGTGGATAATCTCATCAACAGCCAATTAACCTATAGTGAATATATTATGGAACACATTAATAAAAAGTTTCAAATGATGATTATAATATTCACGAGCATTATTATAGGGGCTATATCCATTTCTGTTATATATTCTATTTATTTATCCAATAAAATCACCCAATCTTTTAAGAAGCTGACTAAAGGGGCTATAACTATTGGCACAGGAGATTTGACAGGAGACGATATTATAATTGATTCTGATGATGAGTTAAAGATACTGGCAGATTCTTTTAATCAGATGAAAAACAATATAAAAAATATCGGTATGAGAGTTCATGAAGCTTGCTCTAATCTTGCGGTACTTGCAGAACAGTTAAACAAGAGCATAGAGCAATTTGCCAATGGAAGCAGGCAAATTGCAGAAGCAACAGAGGAAACTGCCAAAGGGGCAGAAGATCAAGTTATACATGCAAATATCTCTACAAAGATAGCAGAATCTGTCCATAAAGAACTTCTAAAAATTGCCGCAAGGTCTCAACAGATTATTAAATTATCTGATTGCTCCAATGTGCTAACTCAAGAAGGGATGGCCTCCATACATAATTTTATTCAAAAAATTGATGGCATTAATGTTGTAATGAAAAGAATAGCGTTGCAAATGGATGGGCTTAATAAAAAATCCTGTGAAATAGAAACGAGTATCCAATCCATTGGGCAAATTGCTGAACAGACGAATTTATTAGCTTTAAATGCCTCTATAGAAGCGGTAAGAGCTGGAGAAGCAGGGAAAGGGTTTTCTGTAGTAGCCAGTGAGGTAAAAAAACTTGCAGAAGAAACTGAAAAGGTAACCAAAGGAGTAATCTATGCAATTAGTGGAATTCGGTCCGAAACCATGAGCATTTCAGAGACTATTGCAGAAGGAATGAAAGAAGTATCAAATGCTGTATGCTTTATAAAAGATGCAGATGACAGCTTTAAAAATATTGAAGCCTCCAATGAAACGGTCTACAAAGAAGTTAAAGAAATTTCAAAGAGTATTGACGATTTGCTGCAGAATGTAGATAAGCTTAGTAAAGCCAGCAAAGAAATTACCCATATAGCAGAATTGGTTGCGGCCAGCAGTGAAGAAGTAGCAGCATCAACCCAGGAACAGAGTGAAAGCTTACGGGAAATGGTGCTGAATTCTAATACTCTGACCAAACAGGCAGAAGCCTTGGAAGAAACAATCAAATATTTAAAAATAGTTTGA
- a CDS encoding ABC transporter permease subunit: protein MGYVKRYGGILIGFITMCIALSILSPVFLTASNILNVLRQISTNAILAFGMTFAIIICGIDLSVGSVLALSGTLSAGLITLSGIPTPIAVLIGLTLGTLIGLLNGVIIAKTGLPAFIVTLCTMLMARGAAYVYTDGMPVRTIEESFNFIGNGYLGPIPLPIIYMAAFFVFTTILLNKTKFGRHVYAVGGNVDAAKFSGIDIQKVQIGVFTLLGFSSAFAGIVLCARMYSGQPTVGQGFEMDAIAASVLGGTSMSGGIGTIGGTMIGALIIGVLNNGLNILNVSSFWQSIIKGAVILTAVYVDSVKKRKEIK from the coding sequence ATGGGCTATGTTAAAAGATATGGAGGCATATTGATTGGGTTTATTACAATGTGTATTGCATTGAGTATATTGTCGCCAGTATTTTTAACAGCCAGTAATATTTTAAATGTATTAAGACAAATTTCAACCAATGCCATATTAGCTTTTGGGATGACATTTGCAATTATTATCTGTGGAATTGATTTATCTGTCGGTTCGGTATTGGCATTATCAGGAACATTATCAGCAGGATTGATTACATTATCGGGAATACCTACGCCGATCGCTGTTTTAATTGGGTTAACTTTAGGGACACTGATTGGATTACTAAATGGAGTCATTATTGCAAAGACTGGACTTCCGGCATTTATTGTAACATTATGTACAATGCTTATGGCCAGAGGGGCAGCTTATGTGTATACAGACGGAATGCCTGTCCGTACCATTGAAGAAAGTTTTAATTTCATAGGTAACGGCTATTTAGGCCCTATACCTTTACCCATTATCTATATGGCTGCTTTTTTTGTATTTACAACGATTTTATTAAATAAAACAAAATTCGGCAGACATGTATACGCTGTAGGAGGTAATGTGGATGCTGCAAAATTCTCGGGGATAGATATTCAGAAAGTCCAAATAGGCGTATTCACTCTTCTTGGATTCTCATCGGCTTTTGCAGGAATTGTATTATGTGCCAGAATGTATTCAGGACAGCCGACAGTAGGTCAGGGCTTTGAGATGGATGCCATCGCAGCCTCTGTACTGGGTGGAACCAGCATGTCCGGTGGAATTGGTACCATTGGTGGAACCATGATCGGAGCACTGATTATAGGGGTATTAAATAATGGGCTTAATATCTTAAATGTTTCATCTTTTTGGCAATCTATTATAAAAGGAGCGGTTATATTAACTGCTGTATACGTTGATTCTGTTAAAAAGAGAAAAGAAATAAAGTAA
- a CDS encoding PTS fructose transporter subunit IIC, with translation MKILAVTSCPTGIAHTYMAAEAIMDAAKAKGYEAKVETRGSVGVENELTDDEIKQADAIIVAADTDVPMDRFAGKKVLQVSVGDAIKDPAGLIEKSLKAPVYGKSRDAFDEVEKIKAQRAQERKGAYKHLMNGVSFMIPFVVAGGIAIAISFIFGYDAASNAGTLPAYLNAIGGGSAFALMVPILAGYIAYSIADRPGLAPGMVGGMIANTMGAGFLGGIIAGFLAGYIVVAIKKYIRLPKTLQGIMPVLVIPVLGVISTGLILFYIVGTPVAAINTAMNNFLANMQGANAVVLGIILGLMMAFDMGGPVNKAAYAFATGTLTAAAGTGSMVMAAVMAAGMVPPLGLALATVLFKDKFTPAEKEAGKAAWVLGISFITEGAIPFAAADPIRVIPSIMLGSAVTGALSMLLGCTLSVPHGGIFVTFAVTNILGYVIALAAGTVVTAFVVGFLKKSQ, from the coding sequence ATGAAGATTTTGGCAGTTACATCATGTCCAACAGGAATTGCCCATACCTATATGGCAGCAGAAGCCATTATGGATGCGGCAAAGGCTAAAGGTTATGAAGCAAAAGTTGAAACCAGAGGATCAGTAGGCGTTGAAAACGAATTAACGGACGATGAAATCAAACAAGCAGACGCCATTATCGTAGCAGCAGACACAGATGTTCCTATGGATCGCTTTGCCGGTAAAAAAGTTTTACAAGTTTCTGTAGGAGATGCTATAAAAGATCCAGCTGGCTTGATTGAAAAATCTCTAAAGGCACCAGTGTATGGAAAGAGCAGAGATGCATTTGATGAAGTAGAGAAAATCAAAGCTCAAAGAGCTCAGGAAAGAAAAGGTGCATATAAGCATTTGATGAATGGAGTTTCCTTTATGATCCCCTTTGTAGTAGCCGGAGGAATCGCTATCGCAATCAGCTTTATTTTTGGATATGATGCAGCAAGCAATGCAGGAACTTTGCCGGCTTACTTGAATGCAATTGGTGGTGGCAGTGCCTTTGCATTAATGGTCCCGATATTGGCTGGATATATCGCTTATTCTATTGCTGACAGACCGGGCTTAGCTCCAGGTATGGTTGGAGGAATGATCGCCAATACAATGGGCGCAGGATTTCTAGGCGGAATTATTGCAGGTTTTCTTGCAGGCTATATCGTTGTAGCTATTAAAAAATACATTAGATTGCCAAAGACTTTGCAAGGAATCATGCCTGTACTTGTTATTCCGGTATTGGGAGTTATATCCACAGGCCTTATATTATTTTATATAGTAGGAACTCCTGTAGCAGCCATAAATACGGCAATGAATAACTTTTTGGCAAATATGCAGGGTGCTAATGCAGTTGTTTTAGGAATCATTTTAGGCTTAATGATGGCGTTTGATATGGGAGGACCGGTCAATAAAGCGGCATATGCATTTGCAACCGGAACTTTAACAGCTGCAGCAGGTACAGGCTCTATGGTTATGGCAGCAGTCATGGCAGCGGGTATGGTGCCTCCTTTAGGTTTGGCTTTGGCAACTGTATTATTTAAAGACAAATTTACTCCGGCAGAAAAAGAGGCAGGAAAAGCTGCATGGGTACTTGGAATCAGTTTCATTACAGAAGGGGCAATTCCATTTGCAGCAGCAGATCCGATTAGAGTTATTCCATCCATTATGCTGGGTTCAGCTGTAACTGGTGCATTATCTATGCTGTTAGGTTGTACTTTGTCAGTACCCCATGGTGGAATATTCGTTACATTTGCAGTAACTAATATTTTGGGCTACGTTATAGCTCTTGCAGCAGGAACTGTTGTAACTGCTTTCGTTGTAGGATTTTTAAAGAAATCACAATGA
- a CDS encoding carbohydrate kinase family protein produces MYDVVALGELLIDFTPAGLSSDKCFLFEQNPGGAPANVLGVLAKLNMKTEFIGKVGKDQFGYFLKGVLENIRVGTKNLIFSDEANTTLAFVHLDENGDRKFSFYRNPGADMLLREEEINFSIIENARVFHFGSVSMTHELSRNATLKAVEYAKEKKVLISYDPNYRPLLWKTADEAKKYMEKGLAYADVLKVSEEELQLLTGMTAIEEAAGYLEKKYSIPLIVVTLGERGSYFRKSGYEAYIPSYKVKAVDTTGAGDGFLGGLLYQILASGKDFCDIEGMEFEKMLKFANAVGAFITTKRGAIPAIPELKEIEEFINNHINK; encoded by the coding sequence ATGTATGACGTTGTGGCACTTGGAGAGTTATTAATCGATTTTACTCCTGCAGGATTATCTTCAGACAAATGTTTTTTATTCGAGCAAAATCCTGGAGGTGCACCGGCGAATGTATTGGGTGTTCTGGCTAAACTCAATATGAAAACTGAATTTATCGGAAAAGTAGGTAAAGACCAATTCGGATACTTTTTAAAGGGTGTACTGGAAAACATTCGAGTTGGAACTAAAAATCTTATATTTAGCGATGAAGCGAATACGACATTGGCTTTCGTGCACTTAGATGAGAATGGAGATAGAAAGTTTAGTTTTTACCGTAATCCAGGAGCAGATATGTTGCTTAGGGAAGAGGAGATAAATTTTAGCATTATTGAAAATGCAAGAGTGTTTCATTTTGGCTCTGTTTCAATGACACATGAACTTTCCAGAAATGCTACGTTAAAAGCAGTAGAATATGCTAAAGAAAAAAAGGTCCTTATATCATATGATCCCAATTACAGACCTTTGCTTTGGAAAACGGCCGATGAAGCTAAGAAATACATGGAAAAGGGACTGGCGTATGCTGACGTTTTAAAAGTATCGGAAGAAGAGCTGCAGCTTTTAACGGGTATGACTGCAATAGAAGAGGCTGCAGGATATTTGGAAAAAAAGTATAGCATACCTCTTATTGTTGTGACATTAGGAGAGAGAGGAAGTTATTTTAGAAAATCCGGTTATGAAGCCTATATACCTTCCTATAAAGTTAAAGCGGTGGATACAACCGGAGCCGGAGATGGATTTTTAGGAGGCTTATTGTATCAAATATTGGCCAGCGGAAAAGATTTCTGCGATATAGAAGGAATGGAATTTGAAAAAATGCTGAAATTCGCCAATGCAGTGGGAGCCTTCATAACAACAAAAAGAGGAGCAATCCCTGCCATTCCTGAATTGAAAGAAATTGAGGAATTCATAAATAATCACATCAATAAATAA
- a CDS encoding PTS sugar transporter subunit IIA, which yields MLINKNLITLHLDSRTKEETIRKMAQMAADEGRVVNIEDYVKAVLRREEEYSTAVGFGVAIPHGKTDAVKEPLLAFARVNNIEWGAPDGKPVNMVFLIGVPESQAGTEHLKILANISRKLMKQEFRDSLNNAKTPEDILNVLGEV from the coding sequence ATGTTAATTAATAAAAATCTGATTACGCTTCATCTTGATTCTCGTACAAAAGAAGAAACTATCCGAAAGATGGCTCAAATGGCTGCTGATGAAGGCAGAGTGGTGAATATTGAGGACTATGTTAAAGCTGTATTAAGAAGGGAGGAAGAATACAGTACGGCAGTTGGTTTTGGCGTTGCCATACCCCATGGAAAAACGGATGCGGTTAAGGAGCCTTTATTGGCCTTTGCAAGAGTTAATAATATTGAATGGGGGGCTCCTGATGGAAAACCTGTCAATATGGTTTTTCTTATAGGTGTTCCGGAAAGTCAGGCTGGAACAGAACATCTAAAAATACTGGCTAATATTTCAAGAAAGCTTATGAAGCAGGAATTCAGGGATTCTTTAAACAATGCAAAAACCCCGGAGGACATTCTGAATGTTTTGGGAGAGGTCTAA